One window of Streptomyces sp. NBC_00273 genomic DNA carries:
- a CDS encoding GNAT family N-acetyltransferase translates to MINVVLKLSVRDLRPADLASCGWAGSETHLAGVARQLERARLGEVDYLAVCTGTDVPVAKGGVDYRAKEGVGTLWQLAVHPALQSCGIGTFLIGAAELRIRNRGLLHAELGVEEDNTRARALYERLGYVARGRRPDAWTEQAPDGSLRRHEAMCTVMRKRLA, encoded by the coding sequence ATGATCAACGTGGTGTTGAAGCTGTCCGTGCGCGACTTGAGGCCCGCGGACCTGGCGTCGTGCGGGTGGGCGGGGTCCGAAACGCATCTGGCGGGCGTCGCCCGGCAGTTGGAGCGCGCCCGGCTCGGCGAGGTCGACTACCTCGCGGTCTGCACCGGGACGGACGTCCCCGTGGCCAAGGGAGGCGTCGACTACCGGGCCAAGGAGGGCGTCGGAACGCTGTGGCAGTTGGCCGTCCACCCCGCATTGCAGTCGTGCGGGATCGGCACGTTCTTGATCGGGGCGGCGGAGCTGCGGATCAGGAACCGCGGGCTGCTCCACGCCGAGCTGGGCGTGGAGGAGGACAACACCCGGGCGCGGGCCCTGTACGAGCGGCTGGGCTACGTCGCCCGGGGCCGCCGGCCCGATGCGTGGACGGAGCAGGCCCCGGACGGATCGCTGCGCCGCCACGAGGCGATGTGCACCGTGATGCGCAAGCGGCTCGCGTAG
- a CDS encoding ACT domain-containing protein, translating to MSGEHDLRKLLSGMRPELNEGRYVFCAVDGTTVPAGTTPVATVLEPEGLTLVLRQEDADAAGLAYDYTAGWITLRIHSALDAVGLTAAFATELGAHGLSCNVIAGYHHDHLFVAADRAAEAVAVLEDLAARSLHD from the coding sequence ATGAGCGGAGAGCACGACCTGCGGAAACTCCTGAGCGGCATGCGGCCCGAGCTGAACGAGGGGCGGTACGTCTTCTGCGCCGTCGACGGCACCACCGTCCCCGCCGGAACCACCCCCGTCGCCACCGTCCTCGAACCCGAGGGCCTCACCCTGGTGCTGCGCCAGGAGGACGCCGATGCGGCCGGCCTCGCCTACGACTACACCGCCGGCTGGATCACCCTGCGGATCCACTCCGCCCTCGACGCCGTCGGGCTCACCGCCGCCTTCGCCACCGAACTCGGCGCACATGGTCTGAGCTGCAACGTCATCGCCGGCTACCACCACGACCACCTCTTCGTGGCCGCCGACCGGGCCGCCGAGGCCGTGGCCGTCCTGGAGGACCTCGCGGCCCGTTCCCTACACGACTGA